The Acidobacteriota bacterium genomic interval CACCTACATCTGAGGAGTCAGCATATTTTAATATTTTTACTTCTTTTGCACCGAGTATCCTTGTTGCCATCATCATGGATATGACAGGTCCTCCTCCGCACATTTCAGCCCTATCGATTAAAAATTCTCTCATCAATCTATCTTCATCAAAATTCTCGATAAAAGAGATTGTAAAATCATCGATTTCTTTCGCACGGCTCTTTGAGTGGAAATGGGAGAGGTCAGTAGAAGCAACAACCAATACATTTTTATCCTTTAATGCTTTTGAAAGAGCCATAGCTAACCCTTTTATTGTCCTTTCATCCTGATTTCCCATAACTAAAGGCACTATGGGAATATCGCCAAATACTTTTTGAATGAATGGAATTTGCACTTCTACGGAATGCTCTTTTAGATGGGCCTGTAGGATATCTCTTATTAAGCTCCTGCCTTGAGCTCTCATCTCTGAGGCAAGTTTTTCATCAATTTTAACTTTACCAAGGGGGGTCACATAGTAGCCTTTTGGATATACAGAAACTCCCTCGAAAGGAAAATAATGGGAAGGTCCAATCACCACAATTGCATCATACTTTCTCCCTGAAACCAATTTATATCCATAAGCAGCCACTCTTCCTGAATATATATAACCTGCATGGGGCACGATTATTCCATATATCCTACCTTTGATTTCAGGGGGTTTTACAGATTCGATAAATTTATCAATCATCGATGATAATTCTTTTGCATCTTTTGGGTAAAATGCACCGGCAACTGCTGGCTGCCTTTCCTGAGAAATTATTTTTGAATAAAAAGGAATTATTATAAAAATAAAAATTGGCAAAATTAGAAATAATTTCTTCATCCTAATTCCCTTTCTTTGAGATAATATCAAAAGCACTTGAAGCAAGTAAAGTTTTTATTGATTTTAAATGATTATGAAATTATTATAAATATGGAGGAGATGATGAAAAAGGTAATTATATTCATAATAATTTTAATAATACTAGTTATATATCTCCTTTCCTCAGTTCAGGGAAAAATCCTTGGACTTATAACCGATAAAAATAAAAATCCGATACAGGGATCAAAAATTACTATAACTTCCATCGCCAATCCCACTGCCAAGTATGAATTAAGATCTGACAAAAAAGGAAAATTTGTTCAGATTGGGTTGTATCCTGGCTATTACCAGATTAAGTGTGAAAAAGAGGGTTTTATAACAGGTATTCTTGAAATAAGAGTTCCAATTAACGAGACGGTCGAAGTAAATTTAGAGCTTGAGACTGCAAGAGAATATGGAGAAAAGAAAGAAACTCCATCAGAAAAATCTTTCAAACAGGCTAACGAAGCTTTTCAAAAAGGAGATTATGAAAAAGCAGTGAATGAATATAGGGAAGCATTAAAGGAAGACCCGAATGAGCCAATTTATTATTATAATCTCGGGATTTCTTACAGAAAAATGAATAAAAATGATGAAGCGATTGAAGCCTTTAAAAAAATGATCGAGATTCAGCCTCAAAGTTTTTCTGGCCTAAAAAACCTGGGCGAGCTTTATGGTTTAAAGAAAGATTTCGAAGAAGCATCGAAATATTTTAAGAAAGCTGTTGAAATAAGTCCCAATGACCCTGAAGCCTACTATAATTTAGGAGCCTGTCTTATGAACAATGCCGATTATAAAGGAGCTCTGGAGGCTTTCAAGAAATCAATCGAAGTTCAAAGTGATTATGGAGCATCTTACTATCAGCTCGGGCTTCTCTATGTGAATCAGAGTATGATGGAGGAAGCGATAAAAGCTTTTGAAAAATTTATTCAACTTTCTCCTGACGACCCGAACGTTCCCACTGCAAAGCAAATGCTTGAATATCTTAAAAAAAATAATTGAAGGATAAAATAAAATCATACTTAGATTATTTGAAAAATATAAAGAATTATTCATCTCATACGATAAGAAATTATAGCCTTGATTTAAACCAGTTCAATGAATTTCTTCTTTACAAAGATGTGGATCTTAAGGAAATAGACAACATTGTAATAAGGGGATTTTCAGCTGAGATACTTAAAAAAGGAAGTCAGAAGTCAACCCTCTCAAGAAAATTGGCCTCGATAAGGTCATTTCTTCAGTATTTAGTCGAAAAAGGAGTGATCAATCATAATCCTGCAAAAGCTGTTTCCTCTCCAAAAGTGGATAAAAAAATACCATCGTTTCTTTCTGAAGAAGAAACGATAAAGCTGCTTGAAATAAAGGAGGATAGCACGCTTCAAAAAAGAAATGCAGCAATTATAGAACTACTGTATTCTACAGGCATGAGAGTTTCAGAGCTTGTAAACCTTAACTGGGATGATGTTAATTTTAACAGCAAAATAATCAGGGTAAAAGGAAAGGGGAAAAAAGAAAGGATTGTTCCTTTTGGGAAATATGCTGAAATAAGACTTATCCAGTGGAAAAATAACAGGTTTGAATTGAACAATGGAAAGATTGATTTTGAACCTGTTTTTTTAAATTTTCGTGGAGAAAGGATTACAGAAAGGTCTGTGGAGAGAATGATAAAAAACCTTGGAATTAAATTAAATTTAAACAAAAAAATCTCTCCCCATTCTCTCAGGCATTCATTTGCTTCCCATCTTCTTTCAAGAGGTGCTGATTTGAGGTCAATCCAGGAACTCCTCGGCCATGAAAGTTTAGACACAACCCAGAAATATACCCATCTTAACATAAAAGAATTGATGAGAATATACAGAGAATTCCATCCAAAAGCTAAATAAATTAGAGACACATCCCTTTTTTAAAATAATCATTGTTTTTGAGCCACCCTTCCTTCTCATTTTATATAGAGTATTGATTAAGAATTTTTTCAAAAGATTCGGATGTGCCCCTAATCTATGATATGTAAACCAAAGTTAACAATAGAACATTAAACTAAACTATAAAATGTAAATATTGATTTACTTAAATTTTTCAATAATTTTTTAAAAATTTGTTAATTATCTGATAACATTGAACTTATTAAATTTGGCATCTCCTTTGCTTAAAAAATAATGAAGGAGGACAAAATGAAAAAACAAATTTTAAGAGTTGTAATGGCAAGCTTTTTGGCATTAGGGATTTTATTGGTTTTCTCGCCTGTAGTAAAAGCTGAGACTCAAGCTCAGAAAACTGATGCAAAAGCTCAGGAAGTAAAAAAGATCAATATCAACACTGCTTCAGCTGAAGAATTAGCTACTCTTCCAAGACTCGGTCCAAAAAAAGCCCAGCTTATTGTGGATTTCAGAAAAAAGAACGGAAACTTTCAGAGAATCGAAGATGTAATGAAGGTTAAAGGAATCGGAGAGAAGATGTTCCAGCTCTGGAAGGACAGAATTACTGTAAAGTAAGATTCTCTCTAACAGAATAAAAGAGGGGCTGAAAATCAGCCCCTTTTTTATTTCTTCTTATCATTCATATCTTAATGCTTCAATCGGGCTCTGTTTTGCAGCTTTCTGAGCTGGAAATATTCCAAAAAAAATGCCAACAGAAAGAGAAATTAAAAATCCGATAAAAACTGACCAAAGAGAAACAGCAGCAGGAAGTGGAGTGAATTCCTTGACCCCTATGCTTACCATCCATCCAAGAAATATACCAATTATTCCTCCAATTCCTGCAAGTGTCATAGCTTCAAAAAGAAATTGCCAGAGAATATCCCGGTTTCTTGCGCCAATTGCTTTTCTTATTCCAATCTCTCTCAACCTCTCTCTCACTGAGACAAGCATAATGTTCATCACTCCAATCCCGCCAACTAAAAGACTTATCGAGGCTATTATTATCATCACTATATAAACTGCCTGGGTTAATTGATTGTAGAGGCTTGCAATTGTATCCTGTGTAAAAACAGCAAAATTATTGGGCTTTCCGAATGGAACCCCTCTTCTCCTTCTCAAAACTTCTTCTATCTCCTCAATCGCTTTGAAAATGAGTTCAGGAGATTTTGGCTTTGCTGCAATAAAAACATCCTCAACCTGAGGGTAAAGTTTCTCAAATGTAAAAAATGGAATAAGAATCTGATTATCCCTGCTTTCTCCGAAAAGCTTCCCTCTTTTTTCAAAATAGCCTATCACTCTAAATTTATCATTACCTATCATAATTTCTTTTCCTATTGGGTCAGAATGGGGGAAAAGCGCCTCAACTATCTCCATTCCCAGAACACAGACATTCACCCTCCTGAGCATTTCTTCTTTTGTAAAAAATCTTCCATCTTTTACTGGATTTTCAAAAACTTCCAAATACTCAGAATTAACGCCCAAAAAACTCGGGTTCTGTAATCTTTCATTTCGATATTTTACAGTCAGACTTCCATAATCAAACAGGCTGTAATAATGCTGATATGTCACTTCTCCGACAGAAGGACAGAGTCTTTCAATTGCTATCGCATCTTCATACGTAAACCCCTTTCTCGTCCTTTCCTCCTCTGACATTCTTCCAACCCTTATGCCAGGTTCATGCTTAGAAATAAATATTAAGCTCGACCCTATGCTCTGAAGACTCTGCATAAAACTCCTGTTTATCCCTTCTATAACTGAAACCATTCCTATTACTGTCATCACCCCTATCATCACACCCACAACTGTAAGAAGGGAGCGTAATTTATGGGATTTTAATGTAGAAAAAGAAATCGAGAGTAATTCTCTAATTATCAATAATTTCATCTTCTTACAATTCTCTCCTTAAAGCCTCGATCGGGTCAAGTCTGGATGCCTTGTTTGCAGGATAAATTCCGAAAAACAAACCCACTGATACAGAAATCAATAAACCTGCAATGACCGACCATAATTCAATCGCAGATGGAAGGGGGCTTACAACAGAAACTATCTTTGCAATTGAAAATCCAAGAATGATACCCAGTATGCCGCCGATTCCAGAGATGAAAGAGGATTCTATTAGAAATTGCTTCAGGATATCCTTTCTCCTCGCCCCTACTGATATTCTGATTCCTATTTCCCTTGTCCTCTCCAAGACCGAAACGAGCATTATGTTCATAACTCCAATCCCTCCCACCAAAAGAGAAATCGAGGAGATTATCACCATTGCAATGTAAAGAGTGGATGTTGTTTTTTTATAAAAATCGATAAAAGTTTCCTGGGTTGAGATATCAAAGTCATCTTCTTTTTTTGGAGGAATCTTTCTCTGGGCTCGGAGGATCATCCTCACCTCATCCATAGCCTTAACCATATCACTCTGGGATAGTGTATGAACTTCGATTATAAGATCTCTCCATCTACCAAAAATTCTCTGGAAAGTTGTAAGAGGTATCCTCACATAATTATCCTGATTAAATCCTAAGATGGAACCCTGTTTTTTCCCAACTCCTATTATCAGAAAATAGTGATTTCCTAATTTTATGATCTTACCAAGAGGGTCAGTATATGGAAAAAGTTTCTCTTTAACCTCCCAGCCTATGATACAAACTTTTCTTGAATGCTCCTCATCGTTTGATGAAATCTGCCTTCCAGATTCAAGCTCAAACACTCTTCCTATAAGGTGGTCAACGGCAGTAACTCCATTAATGCTTAAATCTTTAAGAAATTGCCTTCCATGTTTAACCTCAGAAGGAGTTGTGGAGAAGGCTCCAACTAAATTGCAATTCCTACAGTATTTCCTCAATGCTTTCACATCATCAAAAGTTAAATCCTTTCTTTTCCTGTATTCTAAATATTTATTAAAATCTGTAACTATTCCTGGCATTTTCATAACAAAAAAATCATTCGTTCCAAAATTAAATAGGGTGGTTGAAACATATTTGTTTAACCCCTGAATGATAGATACCAC includes:
- a CDS encoding tetratricopeptide repeat protein, whose protein sequence is MKKVIIFIIILIILVIYLLSSVQGKILGLITDKNKNPIQGSKITITSIANPTAKYELRSDKKGKFVQIGLYPGYYQIKCEKEGFITGILEIRVPINETVEVNLELETAREYGEKKETPSEKSFKQANEAFQKGDYEKAVNEYREALKEDPNEPIYYYNLGISYRKMNKNDEAIEAFKKMIEIQPQSFSGLKNLGELYGLKKDFEEASKYFKKAVEISPNDPEAYYNLGACLMNNADYKGALEAFKKSIEVQSDYGASYYQLGLLYVNQSMMEEAIKAFEKFIQLSPDDPNVPTAKQMLEYLKKNN
- a CDS encoding ABC transporter permease; the protein is MKLLIIRELLSISFSTLKSHKLRSLLTVVGVMIGVMTVIGMVSVIEGINRSFMQSLQSIGSSLIFISKHEPGIRVGRMSEEERTRKGFTYEDAIAIERLCPSVGEVTYQHYYSLFDYGSLTVKYRNERLQNPSFLGVNSEYLEVFENPVKDGRFFTKEEMLRRVNVCVLGMEIVEALFPHSDPIGKEIMIGNDKFRVIGYFEKRGKLFGESRDNQILIPFFTFEKLYPQVEDVFIAAKPKSPELIFKAIEEIEEVLRRRRGVPFGKPNNFAVFTQDTIASLYNQLTQAVYIVMIIIASISLLVGGIGVMNIMLVSVRERLREIGIRKAIGARNRDILWQFLFEAMTLAGIGGIIGIFLGWMVSIGVKEFTPLPAAVSLWSVFIGFLISLSVGIFFGIFPAQKAAKQSPIEALRYE
- a CDS encoding ABC transporter permease is translated as MGKINLFESFRISLSSLFSNKLRTFLTLLGIIIGVLTVIVVVSIIQGLNKYVSTTLFNFGTNDFFVMKMPGIVTDFNKYLEYRKRKDLTFDDVKALRKYCRNCNLVGAFSTTPSEVKHGRQFLKDLSINGVTAVDHLIGRVFELESGRQISSNDEEHSRKVCIIGWEVKEKLFPYTDPLGKIIKLGNHYFLIIGVGKKQGSILGFNQDNYVRIPLTTFQRIFGRWRDLIIEVHTLSQSDMVKAMDEVRMILRAQRKIPPKKEDDFDISTQETFIDFYKKTTSTLYIAMVIISSISLLVGGIGVMNIMLVSVLERTREIGIRISVGARRKDILKQFLIESSFISGIGGILGIILGFSIAKIVSVVSPLPSAIELWSVIAGLLISVSVGLFFGIYPANKASRLDPIEALRREL
- the xerC gene encoding tyrosine recombinase XerC yields the protein MKDKIKSYLDYLKNIKNYSSHTIRNYSLDLNQFNEFLLYKDVDLKEIDNIVIRGFSAEILKKGSQKSTLSRKLASIRSFLQYLVEKGVINHNPAKAVSSPKVDKKIPSFLSEEETIKLLEIKEDSTLQKRNAAIIELLYSTGMRVSELVNLNWDDVNFNSKIIRVKGKGKKERIVPFGKYAEIRLIQWKNNRFELNNGKIDFEPVFLNFRGERITERSVERMIKNLGIKLNLNKKISPHSLRHSFASHLLSRGADLRSIQELLGHESLDTTQKYTHLNIKELMRIYREFHPKAK
- a CDS encoding ComEA family DNA-binding protein: MKKQILRVVMASFLALGILLVFSPVVKAETQAQKTDAKAQEVKKININTASAEELATLPRLGPKKAQLIVDFRKKNGNFQRIEDVMKVKGIGEKMFQLWKDRITVK